A genomic window from Synechococcus sp. CBW1107 includes:
- a CDS encoding AI-2E family transporter yields the protein MNDSNGPARQRLSNSALLRFLLLLACGWGVVQLIDYFRAVLVVFIAAAVLAVLLDDPVRRLARLGCGRGLAILITVFAVLAVASLFVAVLGFQLINQGSSLLNDLVLGLKRPDLPFHGYLNTLELSKVLELLRASLGTGLGVIGGAFSNVFGGVFLLVIVVYMLIDNGATWSQVLRLLPEDVRGRFDRSVQKNVLGFLRGQITLMIFLSLASFLVFALLGVKFSLVLAIVVGVLDAIPGIGATLGVIVASSLVFLTQGQWLALQVVIASVVLQQIQDNLIHPRVMGRALEIRPVVLFFALFVGERLAGLLGVFLAIPVTGMILGWGKESEEADPLPEAESTLPPAAP from the coding sequence ATGAATGACTCCAACGGTCCGGCCCGGCAGCGGCTGAGCAACTCCGCCCTGCTGCGTTTCCTGTTGCTGCTGGCCTGTGGCTGGGGGGTGGTGCAGCTGATCGACTACTTCCGAGCGGTCCTCGTCGTCTTCATCGCGGCGGCGGTGCTGGCGGTGCTGCTCGACGATCCGGTGCGGCGGCTGGCGCGCCTGGGTTGCGGCAGGGGCCTGGCGATCCTCATCACCGTGTTCGCCGTGCTGGCGGTGGCCAGCCTGTTCGTGGCTGTGCTCGGGTTCCAGTTGATCAACCAGGGCAGCAGCCTGCTCAATGACCTGGTGCTGGGCTTGAAGCGTCCGGATCTGCCCTTTCACGGTTACCTGAACACGCTTGAGCTCTCGAAGGTGCTGGAGCTTCTGCGCGCCAGCCTCGGCACCGGCCTCGGCGTGATCGGCGGAGCCTTCAGCAACGTCTTCGGTGGTGTGTTTCTGCTGGTGATCGTGGTCTACATGCTGATCGACAACGGGGCCACCTGGAGCCAGGTCCTGCGTCTGCTGCCGGAGGACGTGCGTGGCCGCTTCGACCGCAGTGTCCAGAAGAACGTGCTGGGGTTCCTGCGCGGTCAGATCACGCTGATGATCTTCCTCAGCCTGGCCAGCTTCCTGGTGTTCGCCCTGCTGGGGGTGAAGTTCTCCCTGGTGCTGGCGATCGTGGTGGGCGTGCTGGATGCCATCCCCGGCATCGGCGCCACCCTCGGGGTGATCGTGGCCTCCAGCCTGGTGTTCCTGACCCAGGGCCAGTGGCTGGCCCTGCAGGTGGTGATCGCCTCGGTGGTGCTGCAACAGATCCAGGACAATCTGATCCATCCCCGGGTGATGGGCAGGGCCCTGGAAATCCGGCCGGTGGTGCTGTTCTTTGCCCTGTTCGTCGGCGAGCGGCTGGCGGGTCTGCTGGGGGTATTCCTGGCCATTCCCGTGACCGGCATGATCCTGGGGTGGGGCAAGGAGAGCGAGGAGGCCGACCCGCTGCCGGAGGCGGAGTCGACCCTGCCGCCGGCCGCGCCCTAG
- a CDS encoding fatty acid desaturase encodes MASDDRLAVWQILSTVGAYLLLWVATLAVAHVSLWLTPPLLVVLVLLSGRCFSLMHDCGHQSLFSSKRLNRAVGFVLGVINAIPQYPWSQGHAYHHKHNGNWDLYRGPSALISLEQYEQLSPGAQGVYRLLRHPLMLFPGGFFYLVIKPRLALLLGTVQFLGHVIAQLRADWHTPWPQLVRSFQSKQWYSEAEFIDLLLNNLCVITSWVLLSHWIGAGLFWSLYSLVMAASAALFICIFFVQHNFEGSYAHRSEGWDPIEGAITGTSLLVLPGILNWFTADIGCHNIHHLCERIPNYHLRACQEGNAALLSGATRLTIADIPRCFKYVLWDRQSETLSPIPSSSA; translated from the coding sequence ATGGCCAGCGATGATCGCCTGGCCGTCTGGCAGATCCTGAGCACCGTCGGCGCCTACCTGCTGCTGTGGGTTGCCACGCTGGCCGTCGCCCATGTGTCGCTCTGGCTCACTCCACCCCTGTTGGTGGTGCTGGTGCTGCTCTCGGGGCGCTGTTTCTCGCTGATGCACGACTGCGGCCACCAGTCCCTCTTCAGCTCGAAACGGCTGAACAGGGCCGTCGGCTTTGTGCTGGGCGTGATCAATGCCATCCCCCAGTACCCCTGGTCGCAGGGTCATGCCTACCACCACAAGCACAACGGCAACTGGGATCTCTACCGGGGCCCCTCGGCGCTGATCAGCCTGGAGCAGTACGAGCAGCTCAGCCCCGGTGCTCAGGGCGTGTACCGGCTCCTGCGCCACCCCCTGATGCTGTTTCCGGGCGGCTTCTTCTACCTGGTGATCAAGCCCCGGCTGGCTCTGCTGCTGGGAACCGTCCAGTTCCTCGGCCATGTCATCGCGCAGCTCCGGGCCGACTGGCACACCCCTTGGCCCCAGCTCGTGCGTTCGTTCCAGTCGAAGCAGTGGTACAGCGAAGCTGAATTCATCGATCTGCTGCTCAACAACCTCTGCGTGATCACCAGCTGGGTGCTTCTCAGCCACTGGATCGGTGCCGGCCTGTTCTGGAGCCTGTATTCACTGGTGATGGCCGCTTCGGCAGCGCTGTTCATCTGCATCTTCTTCGTGCAGCACAACTTCGAAGGCTCCTACGCCCACCGCAGCGAAGGGTGGGACCCGATCGAGGGCGCGATCACCGGCACCAGCCTGCTGGTGCTGCCGGGGATCCTGAACTGGTTCACCGCCGACATCGGCTGCCACAACATCCATCATCTCTGTGAGCGCATCCCCAACTACCACCTGCGGGCCTGCCAGGAGGGCAATGCCGCCCTTCTCAGCGGGGCCACGCGGCTGACCATCGCCGATATCCCCCGCTGCTTCAAGTACGTGCTCTGGGACCGGCAGAGCGAAACCCTCTCGCCCATCCCGTCGTCCTCGGCCTGA
- a CDS encoding DUF427 domain-containing protein: MEARWNDTVIAASDDIVKLEGNAYFPPEALVLEHLRPSSHRSVCGWKGEAHYYDVVVGDQVNANAAWFYPEPKPAAAEIKGRVAFWKGVQVN, encoded by the coding sequence ATGGAAGCCCGCTGGAACGACACCGTGATCGCCGCCAGTGACGACATCGTGAAGCTTGAAGGCAATGCCTACTTCCCGCCCGAGGCACTCGTGCTCGAGCACCTGCGCCCGTCGTCGCACCGCAGCGTCTGTGGCTGGAAAGGCGAAGCCCACTACTACGACGTGGTGGTGGGGGATCAGGTGAACGCCAATGCCGCCTGGTTCTATCCCGAGCCCAAGCCGGCCGCCGCTGAGATCAAGGGCCGTGTGGCGTTCTGGAAGGGCGTGCAGGTGAACTGA
- a CDS encoding DUF3122 domain-containing protein: MRPVIRRVAPLLLAVVLLLGSLVAGAAPMDALSLLAQLHAHPGETGTPVLRSLVSLRDLDDQAWQLVAFRDGPPGAPLRLRVVGYPGKVRLDHPTSLQVRSGPFQWALEDVTLESSALGNDGRSAAAEFDLQPLLADLSRDRPLRLRLPGVFTELPVPPFVVAEWRSLGESPA; encoded by the coding sequence ATGAGGCCAGTGATCCGCAGGGTGGCGCCTCTGCTGCTGGCCGTGGTCCTGCTGCTGGGCAGCCTGGTTGCGGGTGCCGCCCCGATGGACGCGCTCAGCCTGCTGGCCCAGCTGCACGCCCACCCCGGCGAAACCGGCACCCCGGTGCTGCGCAGCCTGGTGAGTCTCCGCGATCTCGATGACCAGGCCTGGCAGCTGGTGGCCTTCCGGGACGGCCCACCCGGAGCTCCCCTGCGCCTGCGGGTGGTGGGCTATCCCGGCAAGGTGCGGCTCGATCACCCCACCTCCCTGCAGGTGCGCTCAGGGCCGTTCCAGTGGGCGCTGGAGGATGTGACCCTGGAGAGCTCGGCCCTCGGCAACGACGGCCGCTCCGCCGCCGCCGAGTTCGACCTGCAGCCGTTGCTGGCGGACCTGAGCCGGGACCGTCCGCTGCGGCTGCGGCTTCCGGGGGTGTTCACCGAGCTGCCCGTGCCGCCGTTCGTGGTGGCGGAGTGGCGCAGCCTGGGGGAGAGTCCGGCGTGA
- a CDS encoding hemagglutinin, translated as MKLIFTPIHVFRETPAVTFFDASVAGSNASDVVLHQGAAVSPPDDGDFMQFYVHHHQVDHNLVVLGTRTFTLLNPGWEQPHHVVHLERAMGALELPIDTYHRSVSGPEGSLVLNQPERLKDFNIASEFQPVSLRERDDLRQLLAVPPWVWCWRGGHICRDQG; from the coding sequence ATGAAACTCATCTTCACTCCGATCCACGTCTTCCGGGAGACCCCGGCGGTCACGTTCTTCGACGCGAGCGTGGCCGGCAGCAACGCCAGTGATGTGGTGCTGCACCAGGGGGCGGCCGTGTCCCCACCCGACGACGGTGACTTCATGCAGTTCTACGTGCACCACCACCAGGTGGATCACAACCTGGTGGTTCTTGGCACCCGTACCTTCACCCTGCTCAATCCCGGCTGGGAGCAGCCCCACCATGTGGTGCATCTGGAGCGGGCCATGGGAGCCCTGGAGCTGCCGATCGACACCTACCACCGCTCGGTGTCGGGGCCGGAGGGGAGCCTGGTGCTGAATCAGCCTGAACGCCTTAAGGACTTCAACATCGCCAGCGAATTCCAGCCCGTGAGCCTGCGTGAGCGCGACGACCTGCGCCAGCTGCTGGCCGTACCCCCATGGGTCTGGTGCTGGCGTGGTGGTCACATCTGCCGCGATCAGGGCTGA
- a CDS encoding DUF3598 family protein translates to MSSLNRRRTLLEHNAGSWEGTFVRLDDQGLESERFGTRLHVTETDGQIEAALTYLNTGKVATMRFAEPPALMAISPDGHWSLGPDKTGPWPAVMELCLVDGDRRRRVVVRHGAERLESVVVVVEARPGVVDPAPAPPLRARVLPGGDGSCSGSWQLTDDLTLTTALERRFGEPLAVRLRWSPLPGRELVLERIYGANGLPQP, encoded by the coding sequence GTGTCCAGCCTCAATCGCCGCCGCACCCTGCTGGAGCACAACGCCGGGTCGTGGGAGGGAACCTTCGTTCGCCTTGATGATCAGGGGCTGGAAAGCGAGCGTTTTGGCACACGCCTGCATGTGACGGAGACCGACGGTCAGATCGAAGCGGCCCTCACCTACCTGAACACCGGCAAGGTGGCCACGATGCGCTTTGCCGAACCGCCGGCCTTGATGGCGATCAGCCCTGATGGGCACTGGAGTCTCGGCCCCGACAAGACCGGCCCCTGGCCAGCGGTGATGGAGCTTTGCCTGGTGGACGGCGATCGCCGCCGGCGAGTGGTGGTGCGCCACGGCGCCGAGCGGCTCGAAAGCGTGGTGGTGGTGGTGGAAGCGCGCCCCGGGGTGGTGGATCCGGCCCCGGCGCCCCCCCTGCGGGCCAGGGTTCTGCCGGGCGGCGATGGTTCATGCAGCGGCAGCTGGCAGCTCACCGACGACCTCACTCTCACCACCGCCCTGGAGCGCCGCTTCGGCGAGCCCCTGGCCGTGAGGCTCCGCTGGAGCCCCCTGCCGGGGCGGGAGCTGGTGCTGGAGCGGATCTACGGCGCCAACGGACTGCCTCAGCCCTGA
- a CDS encoding mechanosensitive ion channel family protein, with protein sequence MINPLSLRLPIPVLGILAASGIWLILQLLGQRLPGGSLARALILRSRLSLAVTILLGSLGWWLVALVGPQWLPLPRGGAELRDELVVIGLIWTLLRWRGELWRKADAYSQQLFPTLPQRERLFLFDLSNKLFTIAVVAIITVEVLRLLGTPTAILATAGGFGAAALGFGAKTIVENGLSGISVYINRPFVVGDVIRIPAEDLSGTVQQIGWFYTELHDPERQPIFIPNAIFTVKPIINIARIDSRRVWIEFGLRYEDLGVLEAVIEDLRRELAEHPGIDHSKAHAVHFVRYGDSSLDIRLLCHAASGEMAASWDLQQQLLLRIGAVVEKHQAGMPFPTRTLLRS encoded by the coding sequence ATGATCAACCCGCTGTCGCTGCGCCTGCCGATTCCCGTGCTCGGGATCCTGGCCGCCAGCGGGATCTGGCTGATTCTGCAACTGCTGGGGCAACGCCTGCCCGGCGGTTCCCTGGCCCGCGCCCTGATCCTGCGCAGCCGGTTGAGTCTGGCGGTCACGATCCTGCTGGGCAGCCTGGGCTGGTGGCTGGTGGCCCTGGTGGGTCCGCAGTGGCTGCCGCTGCCGCGGGGCGGCGCGGAGCTCCGTGATGAGTTGGTCGTGATCGGCCTGATCTGGACGCTGCTGCGCTGGAGAGGGGAGCTGTGGCGCAAGGCGGATGCCTATTCCCAGCAGCTGTTCCCCACGCTGCCCCAGCGCGAGCGGCTGTTTCTCTTCGATCTGAGCAACAAGCTGTTCACGATCGCTGTGGTGGCGATCATCACCGTGGAGGTCCTGCGCCTGCTCGGCACCCCGACGGCCATCCTCGCCACCGCAGGCGGCTTCGGGGCCGCGGCGCTCGGTTTCGGAGCCAAGACGATCGTGGAAAACGGCCTTAGCGGCATCAGTGTGTACATCAACAGACCCTTCGTGGTGGGTGATGTGATCAGGATTCCAGCTGAGGATCTGAGCGGCACGGTGCAGCAGATCGGCTGGTTCTACACCGAATTGCACGATCCCGAACGGCAGCCGATCTTCATTCCCAATGCGATCTTCACGGTGAAGCCGATCATCAACATCGCCCGGATCGACAGCCGGCGGGTGTGGATCGAATTCGGACTGCGCTACGAGGATCTGGGTGTGCTGGAAGCGGTGATCGAGGATCTTCGGCGGGAGCTGGCCGAGCACCCCGGCATCGATCACAGCAAGGCCCATGCCGTTCATTTCGTGCGCTACGGCGACTCCAGCCTCGACATCCGCCTGCTCTGCCACGCCGCCAGCGGCGAGATGGCGGCGTCGTGGGATCTGCAGCAGCAGTTGCTGCTGCGCATCGGCGCGGTGGTGGAGAAGCATCAGGCCGGCATGCCCTTCCCCACCCGCACCCTGCTCAGGAGCTGA
- the ribD gene encoding bifunctional diaminohydroxyphosphoribosylaminopyrimidine deaminase/5-amino-6-(5-phosphoribosylamino)uracil reductase RibD, giving the protein MERALGLAALADGCTSPNPLVGALLLDAYGGLVGEGFHAAAGRPHAEVGALAQAGERARGGTLVVTLEPCCHHGRTPPCSEAVIAAGIRRVIVAMEDPDPRVAGAGIARLQAAGLEVLVGVRELRAHALNAAFCHRVRSGRPLGVLKWAMSVDGRTALPNGASQWISGPQARGWVHRLRARCDAVIVGGGTVRADDPLLTSRGLRPIEPLRVVISRGLLLPERAQLWDQGPAATLVVHGPEAPGERRRRLDAGGVERLELSRCEPRQLLEALAVRGCNQVLWECGPELAAAAMRQGCVQRIAAVVAPKVLGGSPARTPVGDLQLTSMAMAPLWRERRLSRSGADLIWDLSVPEPMSGSEPAP; this is encoded by the coding sequence ATGGAGCGGGCCCTGGGCCTGGCCGCCCTGGCCGACGGCTGCACCAGTCCCAACCCCCTCGTGGGCGCACTCCTGCTCGATGCCTACGGTGGGCTGGTGGGAGAGGGCTTCCATGCCGCCGCCGGCCGGCCCCACGCCGAGGTGGGGGCCCTGGCCCAGGCGGGTGAGCGTGCCCGGGGCGGCACCCTGGTGGTGACCCTGGAGCCCTGCTGCCACCACGGCCGCACCCCACCCTGCAGCGAGGCGGTGATCGCCGCCGGGATCCGACGGGTGATCGTGGCGATGGAGGATCCCGATCCGCGGGTGGCGGGAGCGGGGATCGCACGGCTGCAGGCCGCCGGACTCGAGGTGCTGGTGGGTGTGAGGGAGCTCCGTGCCCACGCCCTCAACGCGGCCTTCTGCCACCGGGTGCGCTCGGGGCGGCCCCTGGGGGTGCTCAAGTGGGCCATGAGCGTGGACGGGCGCACGGCCCTGCCGAACGGTGCGAGCCAGTGGATCAGCGGCCCTCAGGCCCGGGGCTGGGTGCACCGCCTGCGCGCCCGCTGCGATGCGGTGATCGTGGGCGGCGGCACGGTGCGTGCCGACGATCCGCTGCTCACCAGCCGGGGGCTGCGGCCGATTGAGCCGTTGCGGGTGGTGATCAGCCGGGGTCTGCTGCTGCCGGAGCGGGCGCAGCTGTGGGACCAGGGCCCGGCCGCCACCCTGGTGGTCCATGGCCCCGAGGCCCCTGGCGAGCGCCGTCGCCGGCTGGATGCAGGCGGGGTGGAGCGACTGGAGCTCAGCCGCTGCGAGCCGCGGCAGCTGCTGGAGGCCCTGGCCGTGCGGGGCTGCAACCAGGTGCTGTGGGAATGCGGTCCGGAGCTGGCGGCCGCCGCAATGCGCCAGGGCTGCGTGCAGCGCATCGCGGCGGTGGTGGCCCCGAAGGTGCTTGGGGGGAGCCCCGCCCGGACACCCGTGGGCGACCTCCAGCTCACGTCCATGGCCATGGCGCCGCTCTGGAGGGAACGCCGGCTGAGCCGCTCGGGGGCTGATCTGATCTGGGATCTGAGCGTCCCCGAGCCGATGTCCGGGTCTGAGCCGGCTCCTTAA
- a CDS encoding peptide ligase PGM1-related protein, translating to MSLSFAELQRQLRPEWGEFHPDGDQTHGREGSSEGWDLLVVPSLSLDHHQMALVTGAHHYEERQLFSLIRLRDPGVRAVYITSKLLPELVVDAVLELLPGVPASHARRRLQLFDTDDASARSLTEKLLERPALLERIRERLRPGRSFMTCFNVTEQEKRLSERLQVPLLGTDPALSHWGGKAGSRELFRRCAVPHPPGSPLVFDLDALADATAELWEAHPELSRVVVKLDQGFSGEGNAPLELAPLQLAERSGRERRIRLREALESLEMPPPQWRQLLREQGALVEAWLLGGEELASPSVQGMIHPGGAVEVLSTHEQVLGGVSGQTYLGCRFPAEEHYRADLMRHGLAVGQALAAEGALERYAVDFVARRFGDRWDLQAIEVNLRKGGTTHPYMALRYATNGHIDASSGLFRSPTGQPLFYAATDNLCDPRLRGLLPVDLIDIVAAAGLHFDPAEPRGSIFHLLGCLSEFGKLGMTCIGRSPEEAERIYAATAERLIAGAEALRG from the coding sequence ATGAGCCTGAGTTTCGCGGAACTCCAACGCCAGCTTCGGCCGGAATGGGGCGAGTTCCACCCCGACGGCGACCAGACCCACGGGCGCGAGGGCAGCAGCGAGGGCTGGGATCTGCTGGTGGTGCCCTCGCTGAGCCTCGATCACCACCAGATGGCGCTGGTCACCGGTGCTCACCACTACGAGGAACGGCAGCTGTTCTCCCTCATCCGCCTGCGGGATCCGGGCGTGCGGGCCGTGTACATCACCAGCAAGCTGCTGCCGGAGCTGGTGGTGGATGCGGTGCTGGAGCTGCTGCCGGGGGTACCCGCCTCCCACGCCCGCCGGCGCCTGCAGCTGTTCGACACCGACGACGCCTCCGCCCGCTCCCTCACCGAAAAACTGCTGGAGCGGCCGGCGCTGCTGGAGCGCATCCGTGAACGGCTGCGGCCGGGACGCAGCTTCATGACCTGCTTCAACGTGACCGAGCAGGAGAAGCGCTTGTCGGAGCGGTTGCAGGTGCCGCTGCTGGGCACCGATCCGGCTCTGAGCCACTGGGGCGGCAAGGCCGGCAGCCGAGAGCTGTTCCGCCGCTGCGCCGTGCCCCATCCACCCGGCAGCCCCCTGGTCTTCGACCTCGACGCCCTCGCGGATGCGACGGCGGAGCTGTGGGAAGCCCACCCTGAGCTGAGCCGCGTGGTGGTGAAGCTGGACCAGGGCTTCAGCGGTGAAGGCAACGCCCCCCTGGAGCTGGCGCCCCTGCAGCTGGCGGAGCGCAGCGGCCGCGAGCGCAGGATCCGTCTGCGGGAGGCCCTCGAGAGCCTGGAGATGCCACCGCCCCAGTGGCGTCAGTTGCTGCGGGAGCAGGGGGCGCTGGTGGAGGCCTGGCTGCTGGGGGGCGAAGAGCTGGCTTCTCCGAGCGTGCAGGGGATGATCCACCCGGGCGGGGCGGTGGAGGTGCTCTCCACCCATGAGCAGGTGCTGGGCGGGGTGAGCGGACAGACCTACCTGGGCTGCCGCTTTCCCGCCGAGGAGCACTACCGCGCGGACCTGATGCGTCACGGGCTGGCGGTGGGCCAGGCGCTGGCGGCGGAGGGCGCCCTGGAGCGCTATGCGGTGGATTTCGTGGCGCGCCGCTTCGGAGACCGCTGGGATCTGCAGGCGATCGAGGTGAACCTGCGCAAAGGCGGCACCACCCACCCCTACATGGCCCTGCGCTATGCCACCAACGGCCACATCGATGCCTCCAGCGGTCTGTTCCGCTCACCCACCGGCCAGCCGCTGTTTTATGCCGCCACCGACAACCTCTGCGACCCCAGGCTGCGGGGCCTGCTGCCGGTGGACCTGATCGACATCGTGGCCGCCGCCGGTCTGCATTTCGACCCGGCCGAACCGCGCGGCAGCATCTTCCACCTGCTGGGCTGCCTCTCGGAATTCGGCAAGCTCGGCATGACCTGCATCGGCCGCAGTCCCGAGGAAGCCGAGCGCATCTACGCAGCCACGGCGGAGCGCCTGATCGCCGGAGCGGAGGCGCTGCGTGGATGA